The Cronobacter sakazakii genome has a window encoding:
- the cgtA gene encoding Obg family GTPase CgtA: MKFVDEATILVVAGDGGNGCVSFRREKYIPKGGPDGGDGGDGGDVWLEADENLNTLIDYRFEKSFRAERGQNGQSRDCTGKRGKDVTIKVPVGTRVIDQGTGETMGDMTKHGQRLMVAKGGWHGLGNTRFKSSVNRTPRQKTMGTPGEKRDLQLELMLLADVGMLGMPNAGKSTFIRAVSAAKPKVADYPFTTLVPSLGVVRMDNEKSFVVADIPGLIEGAAEGAGLGIRFLKHLERCRVLLHLIDLDPIDGSDPAENARIIVGELEKYSEKLASKPRWLVFNKIDLLSREEAEAKAKAIADALGWEEKYYLISAASQMNVKDLCWDVMHFIIENPVVHEEEAKQPEKVEFMWDDYHRQQLEEMEAEAEEEWDDDWDEDDDEGVEIVYQR, encoded by the coding sequence ATGAAGTTTGTTGATGAAGCTACGATCCTGGTCGTGGCGGGTGACGGCGGTAACGGCTGCGTAAGCTTCCGTCGTGAAAAATATATCCCGAAAGGCGGCCCTGACGGCGGCGACGGCGGTGACGGCGGCGATGTCTGGCTTGAGGCCGACGAAAACCTCAATACCCTTATCGATTACCGCTTTGAGAAATCCTTCCGCGCCGAACGCGGTCAGAACGGCCAGAGCCGCGACTGCACCGGTAAACGCGGTAAAGATGTGACCATCAAAGTGCCGGTCGGTACGCGTGTTATCGATCAGGGTACAGGCGAAACGATGGGCGATATGACCAAACACGGTCAGCGTCTGATGGTTGCGAAGGGCGGCTGGCACGGCCTTGGCAACACCCGCTTCAAATCTTCCGTGAACCGTACTCCGCGCCAGAAAACCATGGGTACGCCGGGCGAGAAGCGCGATCTGCAATTAGAGCTGATGCTGCTGGCAGACGTTGGTATGCTTGGGATGCCGAACGCCGGTAAATCCACGTTCATTCGCGCGGTCTCCGCAGCGAAGCCGAAAGTGGCGGATTATCCATTTACCACGCTGGTGCCAAGCCTTGGCGTGGTGCGTATGGATAACGAGAAAAGCTTCGTGGTTGCCGATATTCCGGGCCTTATTGAAGGCGCGGCGGAAGGCGCGGGCCTCGGTATTCGCTTCCTTAAGCACCTGGAGCGTTGCCGCGTGCTACTGCACCTGATCGATCTTGATCCGATCGACGGCTCCGATCCGGCGGAAAATGCCCGTATCATCGTGGGCGAGCTTGAGAAGTACAGCGAAAAGCTGGCCTCTAAGCCGCGCTGGCTGGTCTTTAATAAAATCGATCTGCTGAGCCGTGAAGAAGCGGAAGCGAAAGCAAAAGCGATCGCTGACGCGCTGGGCTGGGAAGAAAAATATTATCTGATCTCCGCCGCGAGCCAGATGAATGTGAAAGATCTCTGCTGGGACGTGATGCATTTCATCATCGAAAACCCTGTGGTTCACGAAGAAGAAGCGAAGCAGCCTGAAAAAGTCGAGTTTATGTGGGATGACTATCATCGCCAGCAGCTCGAAGAGATGGAAGCGGAAGCCGAAGAAGAGTGGGACGACGACTGGGACGAAGATGACGACGAAGGTGTCGAGATCGTCTATCAGCGTTAA
- the dacB gene encoding serine-type D-Ala-D-Ala carboxypeptidase: protein MRFSRFAVGLTTSVALNASAANVEEYINQLPAGANLALMVQKVGASSPEIDFHSQQMALPASTQKVITALAALLQLGPDYRFTTTLESRGDVRDGVLDGDLIARFTGDPTFKRQDMRNMVTALKKAGVQQIKGNVLIDTSAFASHDKAPGWPWNDMTQCFSAPPSAAIVDRNCFSVSLYSAPQAGEPAFVRIASYYPVNVYSQVKTLPRGSSEAQYCELDVVTGDLNRYTLTGCMTQRADPLPLAFAIQDGAGYAGAILKAELKQAGITYNGTLLRQTQPNEPGTVIASRQSPPLHDLLRVMLKKSDNMIADTVFRTIGRNFYGVPGTWRAGADAVRQILRQKAGVDLGNTIVVDGSGLSRHNLIAPATMMQVLQYIARNDSQLNFISMLPLAGHDGSLLYRAGLHEAGVDGKVSAKTGSLQGVYNLAGFITTASGQRMAFVQYLSGYAVEPANQRNRRIPLVRFESRLYRDLYQNN from the coding sequence ATGCGATTTTCCAGATTTGCTGTCGGATTGACCACCAGTGTAGCCCTGAATGCCAGTGCCGCCAATGTCGAAGAGTATATCAATCAGTTACCCGCCGGCGCGAATCTCGCCCTGATGGTGCAAAAAGTCGGAGCCAGCTCCCCTGAGATTGATTTTCACAGCCAGCAGATGGCGCTCCCCGCCAGTACGCAAAAAGTGATCACGGCGCTGGCCGCGCTGTTACAGCTCGGCCCTGACTACCGCTTCACCACAACGCTTGAAAGCCGTGGCGATGTGCGCGACGGCGTGCTTGATGGCGATTTAATCGCGCGTTTCACTGGCGATCCGACCTTTAAGCGCCAGGATATGCGCAATATGGTGACCGCGCTGAAAAAAGCGGGCGTTCAGCAAATAAAAGGAAACGTGCTGATCGACACCTCCGCTTTCGCAAGTCATGACAAAGCGCCCGGCTGGCCGTGGAACGACATGACGCAATGCTTCAGCGCCCCGCCGTCAGCCGCCATTGTCGATCGTAATTGCTTTTCGGTATCGCTCTACAGCGCCCCGCAGGCGGGTGAACCGGCATTTGTACGCATCGCCTCGTATTATCCGGTTAACGTTTACAGCCAGGTAAAAACCCTGCCGCGCGGCTCGTCGGAGGCGCAGTATTGCGAGCTGGATGTGGTCACGGGCGATCTTAACCGCTATACGCTCACTGGCTGCATGACGCAGCGCGCCGATCCGCTGCCGCTGGCCTTCGCCATTCAGGATGGCGCAGGCTATGCCGGCGCGATACTGAAAGCGGAGCTGAAACAAGCGGGCATCACTTATAACGGTACGCTGCTACGCCAGACGCAACCCAACGAGCCGGGGACGGTTATCGCGAGCCGCCAGTCTCCGCCGCTGCACGATCTCCTGCGCGTGATGCTGAAGAAATCCGACAACATGATCGCCGACACGGTGTTTCGCACCATCGGGCGTAACTTTTACGGCGTGCCAGGCACCTGGCGGGCGGGTGCGGATGCCGTCCGCCAGATCCTGCGTCAGAAAGCAGGCGTGGATTTAGGCAATACGATCGTAGTGGATGGTTCCGGCCTGTCGCGCCATAATCTGATAGCCCCCGCGACGATGATGCAGGTGCTGCAATACATCGCCCGCAACGACAGCCAGCTCAATTTTATCTCTATGCTGCCGCTGGCGGGGCACGACGGGTCGTTGCTGTACCGCGCGGGTCTCCACGAGGCGGGCGTTGACGGCAAAGTCTCCGCCAAAACCGGCTCGCTGCAAGGGGTCTATAACCTTGCGGGCTTTATTACCACGGCCAGCGGACAACGCATGGCGTTCGTTCAGTATCTTTCCGGCTACGCCGTAGAGCCTGCCAATCAGCGCAACCGCCGTATTCCGCTGGTGCGCTTTGAAAGCCGGCTTTACCGCGACCTCTACCAGAATAATTAA
- a CDS encoding DMT family transporter, which yields MKQQAGIGILLALTTAMCWGALPIAMKQVLEVMEPPTVVFYRFLMAGIGLGLILTIKGKLPPMGLFRKPRWLVLLAIATGGLFGNFILFSSSLQYLSPTASQVIGQLSPVGMMVASVLILKEKMRGTQIIGAIMLLCGLVMFFNTSLIEIFTRLTDYTWGVIFGVGAATVWVSYGVAQKVLLRRLASQQILFLLYTLCTIALLPLAKPGVLFQLSSWQLACLIFCGLNTLVGYGALAEAMARWQAAQVSAIITLTPLFTLLFSDVLSVAWPDFFARPMLNLLGYLGAFVVVAGAMYSAIGHRLWGRWRKNEAVGVIPRSGE from the coding sequence ATGAAGCAGCAGGCCGGCATTGGTATTCTTTTGGCGCTCACGACCGCAATGTGCTGGGGTGCGCTGCCAATTGCAATGAAGCAGGTACTGGAAGTGATGGAGCCGCCCACCGTGGTGTTCTACCGCTTTCTGATGGCGGGCATCGGACTTGGGCTGATCCTGACTATAAAAGGCAAACTGCCGCCGATGGGCTTGTTTCGCAAACCGCGCTGGCTGGTGTTGCTGGCGATAGCGACAGGCGGCCTTTTCGGCAACTTCATTCTTTTCAGCTCCTCCCTGCAATATTTAAGCCCCACGGCCTCGCAAGTGATAGGCCAGCTTTCGCCGGTTGGCATGATGGTAGCAAGCGTTCTGATCCTTAAGGAAAAGATGCGCGGCACGCAGATCATCGGGGCAATAATGCTGCTTTGCGGGCTGGTGATGTTTTTCAATACCAGCCTGATAGAGATCTTTACGCGACTGACGGATTACACCTGGGGTGTGATCTTCGGGGTTGGCGCGGCGACGGTGTGGGTTAGCTATGGCGTGGCGCAAAAGGTTCTGCTGCGCCGTCTGGCCTCGCAACAGATCCTCTTTTTGCTGTACACTTTATGTACTATTGCGCTGTTGCCGCTCGCGAAGCCTGGCGTGCTGTTTCAGCTCAGTTCCTGGCAACTGGCCTGCCTTATCTTTTGTGGCCTGAATACTCTCGTGGGGTATGGCGCGCTGGCAGAGGCGATGGCGAGATGGCAGGCGGCGCAGGTGAGCGCCATCATTACGCTTACCCCACTGTTTACCTTGTTATTTTCAGATGTGTTATCTGTTGCCTGGCCCGATTTCTTCGCCAGACCGATGTTAAACCTGTTGGGTTATCTCGGTGCGTTTGTCGTGGTTGCGGGTGCGATGTATTCCGCCATTGGTCACCGTCTTTGGGGACGGTGGCGCAAAAACGAAGCGGTTGGCGTTATCCCCCGCTCGGGCGAATGA
- the pmrA gene encoding two-component system response regulator PmrA: MKLLIVEDDLLLQEGLALALGNEGYALDCAANAAEGDALLQSGEYSLIILDLGLPDKDGATLLSQWRRSGVTTPVLILTARDALADRVSGLDAGADDYLVKPFALAELHARARALIRRYQGHSDNLLQHDDITLNLQTQQVLLQGMPVEVTPKEFALLTRLMMRIGQTVHRETLQQDIYSWQDDPSSNTLEVHIHNLRRKLGKTRIRTIRGVGYRLERPS, from the coding sequence ATGAAACTGCTGATAGTCGAAGATGATCTGCTGTTACAGGAAGGACTGGCGCTGGCGCTCGGCAACGAGGGCTATGCGCTGGATTGCGCCGCGAATGCCGCTGAGGGCGACGCCCTGCTCCAGAGCGGCGAATACAGCCTGATTATTCTCGACTTAGGCTTGCCGGATAAAGACGGCGCCACGCTGCTCAGCCAGTGGCGCCGAAGCGGTGTGACAACGCCAGTGCTTATTCTTACGGCGCGTGACGCGCTGGCAGATCGCGTAAGCGGGCTTGATGCGGGTGCGGATGATTATCTGGTTAAACCCTTTGCGCTGGCGGAGCTTCACGCCCGCGCGCGGGCGCTTATCCGCCGTTATCAGGGGCACAGCGATAATCTGTTGCAGCACGACGATATCACGCTCAATCTGCAAACCCAGCAGGTACTGCTCCAGGGAATGCCTGTAGAAGTGACGCCCAAAGAGTTCGCGTTACTCACCCGCCTGATGATGCGCATCGGCCAGACGGTGCACCGCGAAACCCTGCAACAGGACATCTACAGCTGGCAGGACGATCCCAGCTCGAATACGCTTGAAGTGCACATCCACAATCTGCGCCGTAAGCTCGGTAAAACCCGCATTCGTACCATACGCGGCGTGGGCTACCGGCTGGAGCGGCCATCATGA
- the pmrB gene encoding two-component system sensor histidine kinase PmrB, which translates to MNSMRRRLMLMLALILLFFQLISVIWLWHESREQISFLVNETLSAKSRTHHVEKEIREAIASLLVPSLVMVGFTLVFSFWAVTWITRPLSQLSQTLTRRSADNLSPVPVDSAMEEIRAVTLSLNQLFLRLDHTIQQERLFTADAAHELRTPLAGIRLHLELMEQSGVSQATPLLARIDRLMHTVEQLLMLSRAGQALASGHYETLCWNADIIVPLRSELDELAQQRAQHILWPHDEATSRVQGDAVLLRLMLRNLLENASRYSPEQSCIVVQLSAEHGGSRLIVIDEGPGIPQAQREAITEPFRRLDQRYGGSGLGLSIVQRIVHLHRGRLILEDGPKGGLMASCWLPEEINQS; encoded by the coding sequence ATGAACAGCATGCGCCGTCGGCTGATGCTGATGCTTGCGCTGATCCTTCTTTTTTTTCAGCTGATTAGCGTTATCTGGCTGTGGCATGAAAGCCGCGAGCAGATAAGTTTTCTGGTTAATGAAACGCTGTCGGCCAAATCCCGCACCCATCACGTCGAAAAAGAGATCCGCGAGGCGATTGCCTCGTTGCTAGTGCCATCGCTGGTGATGGTGGGGTTTACCCTCGTTTTTTCATTCTGGGCGGTCACGTGGATAACCCGTCCGCTCAGTCAGCTTAGCCAGACGCTCACCCGGCGCTCGGCGGATAATCTTTCCCCGGTGCCGGTGGACTCTGCAATGGAAGAGATACGTGCGGTAACGCTCTCGCTCAACCAACTCTTTTTACGCCTCGATCACACCATCCAGCAAGAGCGTCTGTTCACGGCAGATGCGGCACATGAACTACGAACACCGCTCGCCGGGATTCGTCTGCATCTGGAACTGATGGAGCAGTCGGGCGTTTCTCAGGCCACACCGCTGCTCGCCCGTATCGATCGCCTGATGCATACCGTTGAGCAATTACTGATGCTGTCACGCGCAGGCCAGGCGCTGGCGAGCGGGCATTACGAAACGCTGTGCTGGAACGCGGATATTATTGTGCCGCTGCGTAGCGAACTCGACGAGCTGGCACAACAACGCGCACAGCACATCCTCTGGCCTCACGACGAAGCCACATCGCGTGTGCAGGGCGACGCCGTGTTGCTGCGGCTGATGCTGCGTAATTTGCTGGAAAACGCCTCGCGTTACAGCCCGGAGCAAAGCTGCATTGTGGTGCAGCTTTCTGCCGAACACGGCGGAAGTCGTTTGATTGTGATCGATGAAGGGCCAGGCATCCCGCAGGCGCAGCGCGAAGCGATTACCGAGCCTTTCCGGCGGCTCGATCAGCGCTATGGCGGTAGTGGTCTGGGGCTGAGCATTGTGCAGCGCATCGTGCATTTACACCGTGGCAGGCTGATTCTGGAGGATGGTCCAAAAGGTGGATTGATGGCGTCGTGCTGGCTACCGGAAGAGATTAACCAGTCATAA